The Panicum hallii strain FIL2 chromosome 5, PHallii_v3.1, whole genome shotgun sequence genome contains the following window.
CACTAATAAGGACTGATTAGCTTAGAGTACGCGTAGAAGCATCATCAAAATAAAGATATGCACCTAAACTATGTTCATACATAAATATTCCCTTTTATCAAGTTCATGTTTTGCGCGATGAAATATGATGATAAAAAGTGATATGTTAAACTGGGTTATTTGGACAAAACAATGATAATGAAACATCAAAACAAAATTACTGACAAAAAATTTAATTTCAAGTTAAAAGGGACCCAAGTATTAGCATCTAAAAAGCTGGCTACCCGTGCTATTACCCGTGCTATTTGCATGGGCTATCGTGCTTGTTCATTCATACTACATCGTCTAACTATCGACCTATCTGGCTTTCAAATGCAATCGTCGGGAAGCTCATCTTCACCTGCCTGTGTTTATTCTTTTCTCAAAGTCAATTGTCACACCACAAAGTTTAAGCAGACGGACCAACATTTTGTGTTTAGCGGGTTCAGGTTAGACAGTGTAATGGGCTTTTGAAGTTCGGGTGCAAATGGGCCGTGTGGCCGCGGGCTGAGTAGCGCAAATCCGATTTACTTTTTACATCATTTTTGTTTTCTCCTGACAAGAGCACGATTGTACAGATCCATCTTTCCTAAAAAAAGAAATGTATAATTAAAGAAAAGAGCATAACTCTTCTGTTATATGAATTAACAGAAGACACTAGGTATATTATTTGCAAGATACATctaaacagaaaaaaaaaagacgtTGGTCTGCATGTGTTATCAATCTCACTAACCAATACAGACTTTCATATCCAGTCAAACAAATTATCAAGCAGCCACCTGTTCCTTCACTTGAGCAATGCTGTCCGTAGACACCGGAGGACCTGAATGTCCCTTCAGAAACTGAGCTGCCACTTCCATGGGTGGGAACTCAGAAGCTTCTACTAGTTTCTATATGATGGCCTGCTGGGAGATTGGACGTCAGAAGGGCAGACTCTTTTCAAGTTTTCAAGAGTATCGGTTGCTAACCACAGAACATTGCAAGTCTTTGTATTCCTAAAGAAACATATTGACAACCACCTCTTGGGTAACACCATTTGAAACCACCTATATTCTTTTAGCGTGTGAGGTTAAACACCTGAACAGAATAACCAAACCCAGTCAGCAATGAATGAGTCAAAATTCACAGAAATATTTCTACCAAGTACCAACGAATAGTATCACTGGATAGGGAAAGCAACATGTATTAGAGCCAATTTCTCAAATCCTAGAAAATTGTTCGATCAACCCTAGTTCCATTTCAAAATAGCAAACCAAATGTCCAAGTTAAAGATGGACGATATTACTCTAACAAATAAGATCTTTCAACATTAATAGCAGGGGCACATGACGATTGAAATAACAGTGCAATTGAATCCCTCAATGGACAACTATGTTTAAAGAGAGAAAATGACATTTCGGTATTATCTTGTTGCAGCAACTAAGTAGTGAACATCTTTATAAATTGGCCTGACAAAATAGTGCATTACATGTTTTTCCTATGATAACTTTGAAGTGATGAAAAAGGTAGGGAAACACTGGGGAACATGACCAGATCAAATATCAAATTCATTTATGCGCCCTTTTGCAGATCCAGAAAATGCCGAACCAGGAATGATGCACGACAACATTTTTTATAATTGACTTAAGCCTATTAGCTTTGTAAATCTAGACATGAAAGTTGATCTCAAGCAGCATGTGTGCTAGTGCTGCAGTGACCAATATAAAATCTTAAATCTGAGACCTGGAGCTTATCAGAATATAAAACAAGGAATGCATGGCTGCGGTTGTTATCGATGTTCTTTTTATCTGAGTTCCCAATGGTTTTAGACATGTCAGCTTTGTAGCCTTAAACCCCAAAAGCTGATATCAGTGCCATGAATGTCACTGTAATACTCAGTCTTAAAAAAAAATAGTAAACCTGAGCGAACGAGATAAGCCAACCCCACCTCACGACACTAAGCGCAAAATCTTAGTGGGAATAGCAGCCATGTTTTGGTCTATCTAGCTATTTAGTGATGATATTACTTTTAACAAAAAAACCTATAACGCCTTTTATGCAGACAATATTCAGGGGAACATCTGGTTCAAATCCTGGAAGCAATCAAAAGGAGGCGGAAAGGGATATATCCAGATTGCTTGTCACGCCGTGGaagtggtggctatggaggtctACACGAAGAATGGCTGGTGGTATCAATTTAGATTATGTGATTGACTTAAGTTATCATGTAGTCTGGAACCTTTTACCACTATCATTTTCCAAACATGTCATTGACATCATGATATAATATCGACAATGGCGGTATGTACTGGATGATGCAAAAGGTTGAAACTTCAttcattttcaaaaaaaaaaacaaactcAAACACTCATGTTCTCTAGATGGCACAGCCTGTTCTAAAGCTCGATTGCGCTTTATGAACAGAACAGTATTGACAATTGAGCCTTAATTGGCATGAGTTGCCAATGTGTACAAACCAGACAGGACGCGCAAAAGGCTAGAAGCTATTTTTCGACCAAGCCACCTGTTCGGATCATATCAACAGAACTTTCAGGAGGACCACTCAGGGGAAGAACTACTCGGCAAAAGGCTAGAAGATactcccccccaccccccacccccccaaCCGCAATCCCCCCACCCCCCATTGTTCAGTCTAGTTGGAATTATAAGGAGGACCACTCAGGGAAAGATCAACTACTGCAATGTAGCAGAAAAATTCAATGAAAATGCAAGCTAAACTGAGCTTTAGCGCATCTATGCTTTGACGAAGATtactattttcatcataaaaacagagaaaaaaaaaagcaaaatGAACATTTAGCGCCAGAAAACTTGATTGCATATCATATATGCCACAATAGGAATATCAAGATGCTGTAACAAGTGATTAAACAAGTTGATCCAATCGGGAAAACAGGTCCATATAGCTTGTTGCTGCTTCCAACTAAACTATCCTCCACACAGATGACAAGTGGATTAGGATACAAGAAGTTGTCAGAACTCAGAACTGGAACTGATGTGGGATGTAATTGGCAATTTGGCACAGAGCTGACAATGGCCAACCAAATTTAGTCAACACAAAATATAGAATTTGTGAACCACCAGTACATCCGTAGGAAATCCATAACTTGCCTAAATAATTAGCCAAATAAACAAGCAAACTCCAACGAGCCTGTCTGAGCATACACTATTTTGCCTCTCTACTTGAACTTTTGCAATTCCCTTCCGATAAGCCCCATCAGTAGACAGCACAGCACAACAATACCAGAGATCTATTCAGATGTGCACATTACACTATCGGCACAATATGTCACTGGTGCTAACACCACTAAATTAGTAATACTGTTAGGACTCATGGTGACTATTCAAAATACAGATGAGTGGTGGTTCAAATATCTCAACACAATTAAGTGGCAACATTAAGATTATAAGAATTTTGGCGATGTAAACTTAGTCACTGTAAAATTCTTGCCAGCACCAGACTATTGTTCACACAAAAATCAGTAAGAGGCTAAATAGACAAGCCAATAAATTTGAGTGGAGTCCACATGTAGATAGGAAGTATGAGTGGAGTCCACATGTAGATAGGAAGTATGCAAAGGAAACAAAAAgacatttggtgggattgaaTTGCTTACTTGCACGAAGCCGTGATATTGGAATTTCTTTCAACTCCCGCCGAATACATAGGTATTCACCGAGGAGAGCCATGATTGCCAAACCAGCGATATTGACAACCCACCATGTAACTGAAGCTGGCCAACCACCATAAACAATACAAATGAAGAGATGGATTATGTAGAGGGTTGCTGCAAAGTCCAGGCACTTCTTGGCTCTCTCAATCACATAAAGCATGAATCCAGCACTGCCCATGCAAATCATAGAAGCAAGATCAACAATATACCATTTcttgccaaaaaaaaaacatagAAGGAAGGGTTGCACAACTGAAAAAGGATAAATAACATCTATCTGCAAAAGCTAAAAAAGGATTGAAGTGATTACTTAGTCCTTCATATTGTTGCTT
Protein-coding sequences here:
- the LOC112895822 gene encoding protein SYS1 homolog isoform X1 translates to MFYGAMVWDPWLIVSQIVCLQCLYYLALGLSMALLVGARVPRLTLLYFFDFATLTPRTPTGWCAIASFLLAAVAGAGFMLYVIERAKKCLDFAATLYIIHLFICIVYGGWPASVTWWVVNIAGLAIMALLGEYLCIRRELKEIPISRLRASKQFNPTKCLFVSFAYFLSTCGLHSNLLACLFSLLLIFV
- the LOC112895822 gene encoding protein SYS1 homolog isoform X2; this translates as MFYGAMVWDPWLIVSQIVCLQCLYYLALGLSMALLVGARVPRLTLLYFFDFATLTPRTPTGWCAIASFLLAAVAGAGFMLYVIERAKKCLDFAATLYIIHLFICIVYGGWPASVTWWVVNIAGLAIMALLGEYLCIRRELKEIPISRLRASV